In a genomic window of Sus scrofa isolate TJ Tabasco breed Duroc chromosome 4, Sscrofa11.1, whole genome shotgun sequence:
- the LRRC8D gene encoding volume-regulated anion channel subunit LRRC8D, whose product MFTLAEVASLNDIQPTYRILKPWWDVFMDYLAVVMLMVAIFAGTMQLTKDQVVCLPVLPSPVSSKAHTSPGNTDVTTSVPPMEPTTDQDQDVQTTHEISFGTSAVTPDIPLRSTPPHTDSPGPGQEAKKEKKDPTGRKTNLDFQQYVFINQMCYHLALPWYSKYFPYLALIHTIILMVSSNFWFKYPKTCSKVEHFVSILGKCFESPWTTKALSETACEDSEENKQRMTGAQALPKHVSTSSDEGSPSASTPMINKTGFKFSAEKPVIEVPSMTILDKKDGEQAKALFEKVRKFRAHVEDSDLIYKLYVVQTVIKTAKFIFILCYTANFVNAISFEHVCKPKVEHLTGYEVFECTHNMAYMLKKLLISYISIICVYGFICLYTLFWLFRIPLKEYSFEKVREESSFSDIPDVKNDFAFLLHMVDQYDQLYSKRFGVFLSEVSENKLREISLNHEWTFEKLRQHVSRNAQDKQELHLFMLSGVPDAVFDLTDLDVLRLELIPEAKIPAKISQMTNLQELHLCHCPAKVEQTAFSFLRDHLRCLHVKFTDVAEIPAWVYLLKNLRELYLVGNLNSENNKMIGLESLRELRHLRVLQVKSNLTKVPSNITDVAPHLTKLVIHNDGTKLLVLNSLKKMMNVAELELQNCELERIPHAIFSLSNLQELDLKSNNIRTIEEIISFQHLKRLTCLKLWHNKIVTIPPSITHVKNLESLYFSNNKLESLPVAVFSLQKLRCLDVSYNSISTIPLEIGLLQNLQHLHLTGNKVETLPKQLFKCGKLRTLNLGQNCLTSLPDQVGQLSQLTQLELKGNCLDRLPAQLGQCRLLKKGGLVVEGHLFDTLPLEVKEALNQDINIPFANGI is encoded by the coding sequence ATGTTTACCCTTGCGGAAGTTGCTTCACTTAATGACATTCAGCCAACGTACCGAATCCTGAAGCCATGGTGGGACGTGTTCATGGATTACCTGGCTGTCGTGATGCTGATGGTGGCCATCTTTGCAGGAACCATGCAACTCACCAAAGATCAGGTGGTCTGCTTGCCAGTGTTACCATCTCCTGTGAGTTCAAAGGCGCACACGTCACCCGGGAACACCGACGTCACCACCAGCGTCCCGCCGATGGAACCCACCACAGACCAAGACCAAGACGTGCAGACGACACACGAGATTTCCTTCGGCACGTCCGCTGTGACACCTGACATACCTCTCAGATCCACACCCCCTCACACAGACTCCCCGGGTCCGGGCCAGGAggccaagaaagagaagaaagacccAACAGGCCGGAAAACAAACTTGGATTTCCAGCAGTATGTATTTATCAACCAGATGTGCTACCACCTGGCCCTGCCGTGGTACTCCAAGTACTTCCCATACCTGGCCCTCATACACACCATCATTCTCATGGTCAGCAGCAACTTCTGGTTCAAGTATCCCAAGACGTGCTCGAAGGTGGAACACTTTGTTTCCATCTTAGGGAAGTGCTTCGAGTCTCCCTGGACGACCAAGGCGCTGTCCGAGACGGCGTGCGAGGACTCGGAGGAGAACAAGCAGAGGATGACGGGCGCCCAGGCGCTGCCGAAGCACGTGTCCACCAGCAGCGACGAGGGCAGCCCCAGCGCCAGCACCCCGATGATCAACAAGACCGGCTTCAAGTTCTCGGCCGAGAAGCCCGTGATCGAAGTCCCCAGCATGACCATCCTGGACAAAAAGGACGGGGAACAGGCCAAAGCCCTGTTTGAGAAAGTGAGGAAGTTCCGGGCGCACGTGGAGGACAGCGACCTGATCTACAAACTCTACGTGGTCCAGACGGTCATCAAGACGGCCAAGTTCATCTTCATCCTCTGCTACACGGCCAACTTCGTCAACGCCATCAGCTTCGAGCACGTGTGCAAGCCCAAGGTGGAGCACCTGACCGGGTACGAGGTGTTCGAGTGCACACACAACATGGCCTACATGCTGAAAAAGCTGCTCATCAGCTACATATCCATCATCTGCGTCTACGGTTTCATCTGCCTCTACACTCTCTTCTGGCTCTTCCGGATACCCCTGAAGGAGTATTCGTTTGAAAAGGTCCGAGAGGAGAGCAGTTTCAGCGACATTCCGGACGTCAAAAACGACTTCGCCTTCCTGCTGCACATGGTCGACCAGTACGACCAGCTCTATTCCAAGCGGTTCGGTGTGTTCCTGTCGGAAGTCAGTGAAAATAAACTGAGGGAAATCAGTTTGAACCACGAGTGGACATTTGAGAAACTGCGGCAGCACGTGTCCCGCAACGCCCAGGACAAGCAGGAGCTGCACCTCTTCATGCTGTCGGGCGTGCCCGATGCGGTCTTTGACCTCACGGACCTGGACGTGCTGAGGCTCGAGCTGATCCCCGAAGCGAAGATTCCCGCCAAGATCTCGCAGATGACCAACCTCCAAGAGCTGCACCTCTGCCACTGCCCCGCCAAAGTGGAGCAGACCGCGTTCAGCTTCCTCCGCGATCACTTGAGGTGCCTTCACGTGAAGTTCACCGACGTGGCGGAGATCCCCGCCTGGGTGTACCTGCTCAAAAACCTGCGCGAGCTCTACCTGGTAGGCAACCTGAACTCGGAAAACAACAAGATGATCGGACTGGAGTCTCTGCGGGAGTTGCGGCACCTGAGGGTGCTCCAGGTGAAGAGCAATTTGACCAAAGTCCCCTCCAACATCACCGACGTGGCCCCGCATCTCACCAAGTTAGTCATTCACAATGACGGCACCAAACTCCTGGTACTGAACAGCCTTAAGAAAATGATGAATGTCGCCGAGCTGgagctccagaactgtgagctcGAGAGAATCCCACACGCTATTTTCAGCCTCTCCAACTTGCAGGAACTAGACCTAAAGTCCAATAACATCCGCACCATCGAAGAAATCATCAGTTTCCAGCACTTGAAGCGACTGACGTGTTTAAAACTGTGGCATAACAAAATCGTGACCATCCCGCCCTCCATCACCCACGTCAAAAACCTGGAGTCCCTTTACTTCTCTAACAACAAGCTGGAGTCGCTGCCGGTGGCAGTGTTCAGTTTACAGAAGCTCCGATGCTTGGATGTCAGCTATAACAGCATTTCCACGATCCCGCTCGAAATAGGATTGCTTCAGAACCTGCAGCATTTGCATCTCACGGGCAACAAAGTGGAGACTCTGCCCAAACAGTTGTTTAAATGCGGCAAGTTGAGGACCTTGAACCTGGGGCAGAACTGCCTCACCTCCCTCCCAGACCAGGTCGGTCAGCTCTCCCAGCTCACTCAGCTGGAGCTGAAGGGGAACTGCTTGGACCGCCTGCCAGCCCAGCTGGGCCAGTGTCGCCTGCTCAAGAAAGGCGGCCTGGTGGTGGAAGGTCACCTTTTTGACACCCTGCCGCTCGAAGTCAAAGAAGCGTTGAATCAAGACATAAACATTCCCTTCGCAAACGGCATTTAA